The proteins below are encoded in one region of Paenisporosarcina cavernae:
- the nrdR gene encoding transcriptional regulator NrdR has translation MRCPSCVNTQTRVVDSRPVDENKSIRRRRECEACGFRFTTFEKVEETPLIVVKKDGSREEFSHEKVVRGLIRACEKRPVSYDVLEDAVFSIEKELRKLGTSEVKSEKVGEMVMDRLSSIDEVAYVRFASVYRQFKDINVFIDELKDLLKKNPIE, from the coding sequence ATGAGATGTCCATCATGTGTGAACACACAAACGAGAGTAGTAGATTCTCGTCCAGTAGATGAAAATAAGTCGATTCGAAGAAGAAGAGAGTGCGAAGCATGTGGATTTCGCTTTACTACTTTTGAAAAAGTAGAAGAAACACCATTAATTGTTGTGAAAAAAGATGGTTCGAGGGAAGAGTTTAGTCACGAAAAAGTGGTCAGAGGATTAATTCGTGCTTGCGAAAAAAGACCAGTTTCTTATGATGTTTTAGAAGATGCAGTTTTTTCTATTGAAAAAGAATTACGCAAACTTGGTACATCTGAAGTGAAATCAGAAAAAGTTGGCGAAATGGTGATGGATCGGTTATCTTCTATTGATGAAGTTGCTTATGTTCGCTTCGCTAGTGTGTATCGACAATTTAAAGATATAAATGTATTTATAGATGAATTGAAAGATTTACTGAAGAAAAATCCGATTGAGTAG
- the speD gene encoding adenosylmethionine decarboxylase, giving the protein METMGRHVIAELWECDFEKLNDMSFIERTFVDAALKSGAEIREVAFHKFAPQGVSGVVIISESHLTIHSFPEHGYASIDVYTCGDLDPTIAANYIADALLSGHREMVEVPRGIGPVKIDQAREIVHA; this is encoded by the coding sequence ATGGAAACAATGGGACGTCATGTAATTGCTGAACTTTGGGAATGCGATTTCGAGAAGTTAAATGATATGTCATTTATCGAGCGTACATTTGTTGATGCAGCACTGAAGTCAGGTGCTGAGATTCGCGAAGTGGCATTTCACAAATTTGCACCTCAAGGTGTAAGTGGTGTAGTCATCATATCTGAATCACATTTAACAATTCACAGCTTCCCAGAACATGGCTATGCTAGCATTGATGTGTATACGTGTGGAGATTTAGATCCCACTATTGCTGCAAATTATATTGCGGATGCACTTCTATCTGGTCATCGTGAAATGGTCGAAGTGCCACGCGGCATTGGACCAGTAAAGATCGATCAAGCTCGTGAAATAGTACATGCTTAG
- a CDS encoding glyceraldehyde-3-phosphate dehydrogenase — translation MSTKVAINGFGRIGRMVFRQAILDDSLEIVAINASYPSETLAHLIKYDTNHGTFQGEVIPQENSLVVNGKKVKLVSDRDPLNLPWKELGIDIVIEATGKFNEREKAALHLQAGAKKVILTAPGKNEDVTIVMGVNDDVLNIEQHDVISNASCTTNCLAPVAKVLNDAFGIENGLMTTVHAYTNDQKNLDNPHKDLRRARACAQSIIPTSTGAAKALSLVLPELKGKLHGMALRVPTPNVSLVDLVVDLEKSVTVEEVNRAFEEASTGAMAGVLNITMEPLVSIDFNTNTSSAVVDGLSTMVIGDRKVKVLAWYDNEWGYSARVVDLTKKVSAALKQTVTN, via the coding sequence ATGTCAACGAAAGTAGCTATTAACGGATTTGGAAGAATTGGTAGAATGGTGTTTCGACAAGCAATTTTAGATGACTCGTTAGAAATTGTCGCAATCAATGCAAGTTATCCATCTGAAACTCTTGCTCATTTAATTAAATACGATACAAATCATGGTACTTTTCAAGGGGAGGTTATCCCACAAGAAAACTCTCTTGTTGTTAATGGCAAAAAAGTAAAGCTTGTGAGTGATCGTGATCCATTAAATTTACCATGGAAAGAATTAGGAATTGATATCGTTATTGAAGCAACTGGAAAATTTAATGAACGTGAGAAAGCAGCTCTTCATTTACAAGCTGGCGCGAAAAAAGTAATTTTAACGGCTCCAGGTAAAAATGAAGATGTCACAATCGTTATGGGTGTAAATGATGATGTCTTAAATATTGAACAACATGATGTTATTTCGAATGCTAGTTGCACGACGAACTGTTTAGCTCCAGTAGCTAAAGTGTTAAATGATGCATTCGGCATAGAGAACGGCTTAATGACAACTGTACATGCTTATACGAATGATCAGAAGAACTTAGATAATCCACATAAAGATTTACGTCGAGCGCGTGCTTGTGCCCAATCCATCATTCCTACTTCCACAGGAGCGGCGAAAGCTCTTTCTTTAGTTCTTCCTGAATTAAAAGGAAAGCTTCACGGAATGGCATTACGAGTTCCAACTCCAAATGTTTCTTTAGTTGATTTAGTAGTTGACTTAGAGAAGTCCGTAACGGTTGAGGAAGTAAATCGTGCGTTTGAGGAAGCGTCTACGGGTGCGATGGCTGGCGTATTAAATATTACGATGGAACCGCTTGTATCTATCGATTTTAATACTAATACTAGCTCAGCTGTAGTAGATGGCCTTTCTACAATGGTCATTGGAGATCGCAAAGTCAAAGTGTTAGCATGGTACGACAATGAGTGGGGCTATTCTGCTCGAGTTGTAGATTTAACGAAAAAAGTAAGTGCAGCATTAAAACAAACCGTGACAAATTAA
- the coaE gene encoding dephospho-CoA kinase (Dephospho-CoA kinase (CoaE) performs the final step in coenzyme A biosynthesis.): MIIGLTGSIASGKSTISSMLREKGYPIIDADQVARDVVAIGTPTLGKIAVIFGEQVLLEDGSLNRDKLGSIIFNHPAERKKLNDIMHPAIRQEMLRQQKEHEESGHETIVMDIPLLFESKLQHFVDKILVVSVTEEIQLERLMKRNNLSLEDANMRIASQLPISEKVKLADAVIYNNDSLESSKKQLEKILLNWDV, translated from the coding sequence TAACGGGAAGTATAGCAAGTGGAAAAAGTACGATATCCTCTATGTTGCGAGAGAAAGGGTATCCGATCATAGATGCAGATCAGGTGGCTAGAGACGTCGTAGCAATCGGTACGCCTACTCTTGGAAAAATTGCAGTAATATTTGGAGAACAAGTGTTACTTGAAGATGGTTCGTTGAATCGCGATAAGTTAGGATCGATTATTTTTAACCATCCTGCTGAACGAAAAAAATTGAACGACATCATGCATCCAGCGATTCGACAAGAAATGTTACGTCAACAAAAGGAACATGAAGAATCGGGGCACGAAACAATTGTAATGGATATCCCATTATTATTTGAATCGAAATTACAGCATTTTGTTGATAAAATTTTGGTCGTATCTGTGACAGAAGAGATACAGTTAGAACGATTAATGAAACGGAACAATTTATCGCTAGAAGATGCCAACATGCGAATCGCTTCACAATTACCAATTTCGGAGAAAGTAAAGCTGGCTGATGCGGTAATTTATAACAACGATTCACTTGAATCTTCCAAAAAACAACTCGAAAAGATTCTTTTAAATTGGGACGTTTGA